Proteins found in one Miscanthus floridulus cultivar M001 chromosome 4, ASM1932011v1, whole genome shotgun sequence genomic segment:
- the LOC136548576 gene encoding putrescine hydroxycinnamoyltransferase 1-like, producing MHHEVRIQTIVTYYGSKLGERKTKKDAREMQLIWEQYFEARLKQEIRQRQELEAEQQRMVAQLEAERQAQAQRLTDITEFLQELGQHFQAESWHRSRSQETPDLWTRQIESSFVAPKEATPTKGLWLSPVDLATTRGHTTLVFFYPSGAAFFDAARLKEAMAKALVAFYPLAGRLGFHNDGRLEISCNGEGVLFVVARSCLVAQDFDFSKPSLELRRVFVPRIEPPSLIMAIQVTFFKCGGVALGVAGHHAAVDGISMFDFMKTWSAFSRDGDGAAIELPCHDRTLLRARSPPVVHPDALSVLHPKVTLSQSSSRPNATEVFPISRDQLVTLKRLCGGASTFCSVSALVWKCAGIARRLPPDTIARLSFPVNVRRRGVLKPPLPARYFGNALVSLCVAGAARDIASEALASVAARINGALARMDDDLVRSAIDYLELADKDIRPQRGSLPETELRIVSWLSLPGHDADFGCGAPQVMSRAESVRGGFVHIMNDAPENHRGGSAVRVLVCMEATNMKEFQRQLYANIAKQASKL from the exons atgcatcacgaggtgcgcatccagaccatcgtaacctactacgggtcaaagcttggagagaggaaaaccaagaaagacgcaagagagatgcagctgatcTGGGAACAGTActttgag gcccggctgaaACAAGAAataaggcaacgtcaggagctggaggctgagcagcagaggatggtggcccagctggaggccgagcggcaggcccaggcgcagagacTGACAGACATTACAGAGTTCCTACAAgagcttgggcaac actttcAGGCCGAGTCTTGGCACAGAAGCCGGTCCCAAGAGACCCCGGATTTATGGACCCGACAGATAGAGTCATCCTTCGTGGCGCCGAAGGAGGCGACGCCGACGAAGGGGCTCTGGCTCTCTCCCGTCGATCTCGCGACCACCAGAGGCCACACCACACTAGTCTTCTTCTACCCTTCCGGGGCTGCCTTCTTCGACGCGGCCAGGCTCAAGGAAGCGATGGCCAAGGCCTTGGTGGCCTTCTACCCGCTGGCCGGCCGCCTTGGCTTCCACAATGATGGCAGGTTAGAGATCAGCTGCAACGGTGAGGGTGTTCTCTTTGTTGTTGCTCGCTCTTGCCTCGTAGCTCAAGACTTCGACTTCTCAAAGCCGTCGCTGGAGCTAAGGAGAGTGTTTGTTCCTCGCATTGAGCCGCCGTCCCTCATAATGGCCATTCAG GTGACATTCTTCAAGTGTGGAGGAGTGGCGTTAGGAGTGGCCGGCCACCATGCCGCCGTGGACGGCATCAGCATGTTCGACTTCATGAAGACATGGTCGGCCTTCTCCAGAGACGGTGATGGTGCTGCCATAGAGCTCCCCTGCCACGACCGTACCCTCCTCCGTGCACGGTCCCCGCCCGTCGTCCACCCTGACGCCCTCTCGGTGTTGCACCCCAAGGTCACCTTGTCCCAGTCGTCGTCGAGACCAAACGCCACCGAGGTGTTTCCCATCTCCAGGGACCAGCTGGTCACCCTGAAGCGCCTCTGCGGCGGGGCAAGCACCTTCTGCTCCGTCAGCGCCCTCGTGTGGAAGTGCGCCGGCATCGCACGGCGGCTTCCCCCAGACACCATTGCACGTCTCAGCTTCCCGGTCAACGTCCGACGACGCGGAGTACTGAAGCCGCCGCTCCCGGCCCGCTACTTCGGCAACGCGTTGGTCTCGCTGTGCGTCGCCGGTGCGGCTCGGGATATCGCCTCGGAGGCTCTGGCATCTGTTGCCGCTCGCATCAACGGGGCCCTCGCCAGGATGGACGACGACCTGGTGCGGTCTGCGATTGACTATCTCGAGCTGGCCGACAAGGACATCCGGCCGCAAAGGGGCAGCTTGCCGGAGACTGAGCTCCGGATAGTCAGCTGGCTCAGCTTGCCGGGGCACGATGCAGATTTCGGTTGCGGGGCTCCGCAGGTGATGTCACGGGCGGAGTCCGTCCGCGGCGGGTTTGTGCACATCATGAACGATGCGCCCGAAAACCACCGCGGCGGCAGCGCTGTCCGCGTGCTCGTGTGCATGGAGGCTACCAACATGAAGGAGTTCCAGCGGCAGCTTTATGCAAACATTGCCAAGCAGGCATCAAAACTCTAG